A stretch of DNA from Cannabis sativa cultivar Pink pepper isolate KNU-18-1 chromosome X, ASM2916894v1, whole genome shotgun sequence:
taataaaatatttaaaataatgtatttattatgaagtaaactttatcacatattttgaatcaatttttattataggacaaatttaaattaacttttaACACACCATTAAAACAACTTTTTACGATTATATTTTAGCAATAGATCACCAATTTAATGTCAAttactcaatttatttttgaataaatgagattcattttaataaaattattattttctttttaagaaaATCACTAATATTTCAATATATAAATTAGAAGAAATAtcaacaaaaatatttaataatttgtaCAGGTGAACAAttctatttaatttttgaaatattgtACTTTTATATCATATCTAAAATACTTTAGAAGATTAAATCTGTAGTAATTTTAAAAGAAGGGTGGAGTACCTGAACAAGTGGACTGGTTGAGTAATTGGGTGAAGATGGTTTGGTTATTGAAACCAGCATAAGAACACGTTGTGCAAGTGGAATCGGTTGTAGAAGTATTCCCCAAAGCTAAATTAGATTCCGAACACTGCATGGAGGGGCACGTGGACCACGGTTTCTTGTTGGTTAGCTTAACTTGGGCTGCCTCACATTGTAATCTTCAAAAGACAATTaagacaattaattaattagatcaGACTTGTCTTTaattaaaaagggaaaaagtaaaaaaaattatgaaaaatacacTCACGTCCAATTGTTTGAGGAATCGCAACTGCATTTGACACAGTCATAAGCAGTGACAACATAAGTCCCATTGGGCAAAAGTATAGGGTTATCCAACGAGCCATTCCTCATTGATGATGCACAAACTGCATCCAAAAATGAAACCCATTATTAGTatagtaataaataaatttcatacCATTATGTGATATAAACTCACAATAAAgatgattaattaatttattaagtaattaaataaatagataaataaagtTTAGTAATCATTCCCAATGGCAATATCTAGGGAAGACCAATAAAGTGCACACAAATGACGAGAAATGCTAGAGCCactctaattaaattaagtattgaGTCCTGTATAATTTAacgtaataattttttaagaatatcgCTAACTAATCACAAAACAACACGTCTATAAAGTGCTATAATAGCAATGCTTTACAAATGACCGGGCTCTAATCAGTCAAATATAAGTAATAAACTAAATTAAGTACAATTCCAAACGCAATAAGTTAATGCAAACATAGTATCAGTAAGATTATGgagatttaaaaaagaaatgacTTAAAATAATGATCTTGTGATATGAACcaactattttattattcatgTGTGTCCACCGACTAGAAGATAAAACCATGGAAAATCGAGTCCGTGTATGTGGGGTAGTGAAATGTAATGGCGTAATGAATCATGTATACAAAGACTAGCAACACCATCCCACTATCTTTGTAGGCCTGGTAACTCAATggaaaagtaatattaatgctttattaattaaagaataataatgaaaccacttgaggctagctcaagtggtttTGTGCGAGTGTTGGAGGTCCTGACAAGTTCCAGATAAAAcatgttgtaatatataaacgattaaataaaaaaaaaaaaaagaataataatgtcATAAGCATTAAGCACACCCACACCAAATCAAAGAAAACTATCAAATGTTAAAAAGGGTTTTCACTTTTCATCCAAACTATCAAAAATGGTTAATgccattaattaaattttagccttttctttgaaaaaagcAAAGATAATAAAAGATGAAGAAAAGCAAACCTTTAAGAGGAACATCGAGGACTTGACCAGCCATGAGCTCACTAGAGTTAGCAATCCCATTCAGTTTCAGTAACGCCTCTTCCGTAGTACCAAAATCTTGAGCAATCCCCTCCATCGAGTTCCCAGCTTGCACCACGTGTCCGTAATGGACCACCTGGGTTCCGTTAAAGTCATCACAGCTACACGGTAACGGAATCCACAACTTCTGACCCACCTCAATTAAATTCACATCCTTAATGCCGTTAACGGCGGCGATCTGCTGGTACGACACCAGAGTCGAGAAAATGTCTCTCGCTATATGGTCCAGTCCGTCTCCTTTCTTAACGGTATAAGTTGGAACCCGGTTCGAGACGCCCGTTCCGTTTTTACAAATACAACGGAACGGGATCTTGATCGTCTCCTTCGCGGCCACTGGTGCGGTTCGTGGAGTCGAGGTCGGACGGCCGTTGGCGCCGAGAAGACTGTACAGCTTTTTTATACCGAAGAGAGTTTGGATTCCGTCGAGAGTGGTGGCGTTTGGAACCACGTAGTCCACTAGAGCTTGACACGTGGCCTTCTTACTGCAGGTGAACGTTGGCGGTGTTTGGGCCGCCGATTGGGCCACGAGGTGGGCCGAGATAAAAAACAGGCTGAGGAGAATCGCCGGGCAAGTTGCGGAACccattcttttttctttctttttttggttTATTATTTTTCTGGAGCTAAATAATTGtataaatagagagagagaggagactAAGTGGGTCCCAGCGGACTGAGTCAGCTGGAGAGATATGCTAGACTTTCTGTGTGTAGTTTGGACTTTTGTTTGGTTTTGAAGGTGTGAACTGTGAAAGAAGATATAAATGAGTGGGAAAGAGACGAAAAAGCTTGGCGGAAGAGAAATATGTTATGGTTATGGATGGAGAGATTTGGTGTGACTATTTGACTCGATATGACTCAGCTGTAATCAAAATATGTAGTGGCAATACAAGTTTCATTTCACTTGCATTTACTTTCCGACCAATGGCTACACGTTTTGgtttgctttttcttttttttttttccaaattccggttatacatttattattatttctaaaactataatattttaaattgataattatttaatcaTATTAGGCAATAGGCAATAGGCAATAGGCAATGCAAGTGAAGTGCCTAcactttttcttttcaaactGGTGTGAGTGTGCGTTGTCTTTTATTGGTTTTTTTGGTTTTCAATTTCTATTTTCCAAACAgagaaaacaaaaagaaaatatactttagtccttaaataaaattacttagtTGTTTTTGGACGAAATTTTTCACAGCAAAAACAAGTATTGGAGATTTCTTTAGAGTTTAGTATATTCCATAGGAGGGGGCTTTGGTAAATTTTCTATTTGTTTGGGTAATTTAAAAAGTTtgttaattttacttttttatgacCATATACGTGCTACTTATTTAGTACTATATTAGTTTatagtataaaaaataaaaatagttacttACACGTGTATAAatgagtttattttttttattctcagTTTGTTTAAATTAGTTATCAGATTTGAGAAATTTACATGTTatactaatttttgttatttttttacaaaaatactgtcagacggtattttttacttttttactgtatttttttataaatttcatactgcagtatactgtgttaagttttcactggtgttctactggtgttttactggtgttctactgttgttttgagttgttcttctttgtgttttactggtgttttataaaaatacagtatttttgtaaagatttccgtgtgacagtatttatgtaaaaattaatccaaatttcagtatttttgtaagtttcccttagattttcaataattttagtattatttttaagaTACCTATTTATaagtaatataaaatttaaaaatattttttaaaaataatttaaatttttaagtaaatttaatatttttattacgttttttaataattttttattattatttttcagaaatgagtataatttttaaatttttcttttaataaaaggaagaaaaattttgtattgttcaaactttaaaataaaattactaatttttattattaaaagagCATAATTGTAtaactttaatattttaaagagaaagaatttttaacaaattttatattttaggagacaaaattaaataatataaaaagctCAATGATAATTATTCTAAAAGAAATTACCATCCTTTAAGCGTCATTATGTCACTATACAACCAAGGAGACGTGACTGTTGACCTTGACTTTTCTCCCTCATTGCAAGctgggtttattattaatttaattttttttttctaaacccACACtacaattttcaagttgtagGGTTTCTTTCTTCCATTaccttttattttgttttgtgtttttttttttctttgttaattACTAATAATTTGCAATTGAATTTGACTGAAAAATGCGCCGCCATTGACTTGTTTTTCATAGGTGTATTGTGTAAAATTATAAACTAATTAAagcaaaagaaaattattacAAACCAAATAGTGGGAGGGACTAAATACTAACAATTGGCAAACATTATATTTTGGTTTTCACTGTTTTTCTCCTTGTATTATTACGTTGCACTCACGCCACAACTCAGGTTTATTAATTAGGAGAGAATAGTTTGAAAGTTGTACTTGTTTGTAACGGTCGTATCGTATACGACTAGGATTGGTCCATTGGCCCCTTCTTTAATTGGACTCATCCCTTAAGCAAACCACAAAGCAGCCAACTCTTCACCCACAATAGAAGTCACATTAATATCTTATTACTCTAGTCTCATAATTTGTTGAGGTTAACTCAAGTGTCTATAGAAGGTAAAGTGGTGCATATGTGGGGTCTTGAGATTAAATCCTGATTATATGTATAGACATtacaataataatgaaaaaaatatttagtgtcATAACTTTTAAGTTAGGGAAGAATATTGTGAAGACTAAGAAAATTCTTTTGAAAGAAGCTCCTAAACTTGTTTAGGATGGGAAGGATACTAATATTTGAGAAAATCTGAGTTTTACATGACCATAATATCCTCACCTTGTAAACGTTCGGTCTGAGGGTTTGGAAAAAGTAATGAATTTACGTTCagacaataaaaattagaatGTGTCCAAACTTCATTACCTTTTTGGCCTAAGATGACTAATAGTATTATCAAAGGTAGTAAACTCTCTACTCTCTGGCCAAGATAGAAAAAAGTGGGTATGGACCAAAGAATCAAATAGTTAATTATCTACTAAGTCCGTCTATCTGGTGCAGGCCTTGAATCGTGCTCCTACTTGCAATATTACTCCTGCTCTATAGAATAAACTATGGAATTATAAAATTTTGGAGCGTCACAATGTGGTGGAGTATCCTCTCCAATGTCTTGCCTACCTAATCCATTATTGCTAGACGAATACAGGTTGAGGATGTTTCGTGTCCTATTTGTGGGGAGGGAGAGGAAACAATGGAGCATCTTTTCCTCTATCGTAACTTTACTTTTCACATGTGGAAGTCTTCCCCTGGGGTGCGATGCCTGTTATGGACTCGGAGGTCCGTGTGTGAGATTGTGATAAATTCTTATGGAGTATGGAGTCTAGAGGAGTGGTTGTCAAAGACTTGTTCTTGTATGCTTCGATAGTGGTGGACACAAACCCGCAACAGAAATGTTCATAATAATTCTTTTTGTAACATTAAGCATTGCATTGACTCTATTTCTATGTgttacatagattatggttctTGCCTTTTTTTCTACACCGGTGACGGTTGAGTCTCTTGTTTGGTCTCCTCCCAGAAGATTGGATAAAAATCAACTATGACGTTAGAATTGGTTGTGATTCAATGTGTGTGGTGGCTCTTGCTAGGCACCAAAAGGAGTCAGTTTTGTGGGTAGCTACCAGCATGCTCAACTTCTCTAACCTGCTTATTGGAGAAGTCGCAACATGTTTGTTGGCTATGGAATTAATTAGCGGTCTACTGGAAGCATTCTTTTGTGTTGATAGATAGTGATTCTGAGACAGTTATCAACGCGTTGAAGAGAACCTGTTCTATTTGGAATATTGGTAACTATGTACTTCAATGCAAACAACTCTCTAATTTCTTTATTAGCTGTAATTTTTCGTTTATTTCAAGATTGTGTAATTTTACGACCCATAATCAGGCCTtgccctgggcataggcgggctaggcctgtgcctagggcccacctatcccaggggcccaaaaaaaaatatttaccttttaaaattataccatttttttttattgattttgaaaaataccatattttttttctaaataagggcccaaaataatttttttttctatggcccACTAAAAGTCAGGGCCGGCCatgcccataatgtggctaagtgGGCGTTCACCAGTAATGTAACTTGTATGGTTGATCCTTCATCTATACCAGACAAAATTTTATGTAACGATCATGAGGTCTAATTTTCGTTGTTTAATATAAACTACGTCGGTTCTTCcaaaaaaactatataatacAATGACCAAGATTTGGATATGACATGACATGAAAAATATGTCCTTAAATACAACACGACACGAGAAGCACGAATAGACTTAGCCCAAAAAGCACAACatgatacaaaaaaaaaatgattttaaaaAATGGAACATCCCCAACCAAATTTTTAAAACATAAACCTTAAATTCTCAAGGAATCAATCGAAGGTGGCTCTGGTACCACTTGTTAGAATTCTTTATCACTCATAAAAATATGCAATATCAAGATTGATTTCATATAAAaacatattacatattattctaagcatagatttaaataaaatatttgttgATTCAAAGAGAATAACTCAAATAGCGAAAGCGTACCTTAATGTATAGATAGTAATAATTTTAACTCATCTAGAGATAATCTTTGTGgtgattttaaataatgcacCAATACATATGAACGAGGATTTTAATCCAATAGCCTTAGCAATATTTATGTAGAAATTACTATTGTATTTTCCTACTCTGTGTTCACATCTATATTGgtcaaatatttaataaaaaaggtATAATGTAGTAGACAAATCGGAGTAGTTTCATATGTTGTTATGTAATACAATAGAACCTCTATCTAAGAGTTTCTACTGTATGTATTTACGTATATCTCTGTGACTAAGTTGGAAGactttctttttcatttattttattttatttgtttcaaTTTATAAGTCATAGCCTTT
This window harbors:
- the LOC115702538 gene encoding lysM domain-containing GPI-anchored protein 2 encodes the protein MGSATCPAILLSLFFISAHLVAQSAAQTPPTFTCSKKATCQALVDYVVPNATTLDGIQTLFGIKKLYSLLGANGRPTSTPRTAPVAAKETIKIPFRCICKNGTGVSNRVPTYTVKKGDGLDHIARDIFSTLVSYQQIAAVNGIKDVNLIEVGQKLWIPLPCSCDDFNGTQVVHYGHVVQAGNSMEGIAQDFGTTEEALLKLNGIANSSELMAGQVLDVPLKVCASSMRNGSLDNPILLPNGTYVVTAYDCVKCSCDSSNNWTLQCEAAQVKLTNKKPWSTCPSMQCSESNLALGNTSTTDSTCTTCSYAGFNNQTIFTQLLNQSTCSATNSNNNNAASKMGVGAWSWNYLFISVHLVLISVGLGL